From Humisphaera borealis, the proteins below share one genomic window:
- the tsaB gene encoding tRNA (adenosine(37)-N6)-threonylcarbamoyltransferase complex dimerization subunit type 1 TsaB — protein sequence MIRGLAIETSGRLGSVALAVDGTSVAEDRFAHGLQHAAEIIPRIDALCKAQGWRPGEIDEIYISTGPGSFTGLRIGVTLAKTLAFATGARIVAVPSARVLAYNAPAEAQNVVIVLDAKRDQIFTARLAKGATGQASPLTGDWNFQEEPRLDALSAALARSPRPVHLVGEGIPFHSKFLPTDDGVILSPEANWTARATVVAMLGYDMARQARFTTPDELLPVYIRKPEAEEKWEAAQAAASEL from the coding sequence ATGATACGCGGGTTGGCCATCGAAACGTCCGGCAGGCTGGGATCGGTCGCGCTCGCCGTTGACGGCACGTCAGTTGCCGAAGACCGCTTTGCACACGGACTTCAGCATGCGGCCGAGATCATTCCGCGCATCGATGCCCTTTGCAAAGCACAGGGGTGGCGGCCGGGCGAGATCGATGAAATCTACATCTCCACCGGTCCCGGATCGTTCACCGGGCTGCGCATCGGTGTGACGCTCGCCAAGACGCTGGCTTTCGCAACCGGTGCCCGCATCGTCGCCGTGCCCAGTGCACGCGTGCTGGCGTACAACGCGCCGGCAGAAGCACAGAACGTGGTGATCGTGCTCGATGCCAAGCGCGACCAGATCTTTACGGCCCGCCTGGCCAAAGGTGCGACCGGTCAGGCTTCGCCTCTGACCGGCGACTGGAACTTCCAGGAGGAGCCGCGACTGGACGCGCTGTCGGCGGCGCTGGCGCGATCGCCAAGGCCGGTGCACCTGGTCGGCGAAGGCATTCCCTTCCACAGCAAGTTCCTTCCCACCGACGATGGCGTCATTCTCTCGCCCGAGGCCAACTGGACGGCGCGGGCGACAGTCGTGGCCATGCTCGGCTACGACATGGCCCGCCAGGCGCGCTTCACGACCCCTGACGAACTGCTGCCGGTTTACATTCGCAAACCCGAGGCCGAGGAGAAATGGGAAGCGGCACAAGCGGCGGCGTCAGAACTTTGA
- a CDS encoding DUF4190 domain-containing protein, which yields MIVFPCHVCHTDLSADDAYVGQLMKCPKCQTVLRVPSSAPDPAAALAAMHAGSSSGAGAQGYQDAYPGGFAPPPQNPYGQIPGNAFMQRPVGRRYGFNCGFCSSRLEATESMAAQEGQCPTCGNNITIPILDRYGRLIDPKTNQIIKQDPHPVHAYAAAGDRAPGIIRTSDGKQAIRCPRCAGMSAISANNCKACGMPFTMEGTTLEAAGSSNGFAVASLVLGIIGIPAACAVIPPVLALVFGLIAFSQISKSSDGGGKGMAIAGIILGVIGCALSLMMISKF from the coding sequence ATGATCGTCTTCCCCTGCCACGTCTGTCACACGGACCTGTCAGCCGATGACGCCTACGTGGGGCAACTGATGAAGTGCCCCAAGTGCCAGACGGTGCTCCGGGTACCGTCGTCCGCGCCCGATCCTGCGGCGGCGCTGGCGGCGATGCATGCGGGGTCTTCATCGGGGGCAGGGGCTCAGGGCTACCAGGATGCCTACCCCGGCGGCTTTGCGCCGCCGCCTCAGAACCCTTACGGGCAGATTCCCGGCAACGCGTTCATGCAGCGACCGGTCGGCCGCCGCTACGGTTTCAACTGCGGATTCTGCTCGTCGCGGCTCGAAGCGACCGAGTCCATGGCGGCCCAGGAAGGCCAGTGCCCCACCTGCGGCAACAACATCACGATTCCGATCCTGGATCGCTACGGCCGGCTGATCGACCCCAAGACCAACCAGATCATCAAGCAGGACCCGCATCCGGTCCACGCCTACGCCGCCGCCGGCGACCGCGCCCCGGGAATCATTCGTACCTCCGACGGCAAGCAGGCGATTCGATGTCCCCGATGCGCGGGAATGAGCGCCATCAGCGCCAACAACTGCAAGGCGTGCGGCATGCCCTTCACGATGGAAGGCACAACGCTCGAAGCCGCCGGCAGCAGCAATGGGTTTGCCGTCGCGTCACTCGTGCTGGGCATCATTGGCATTCCGGCGGCGTGCGCAGTCATCCCGCCGGTGCTGGCGCTGGTGTTCGGACTGATCGCGTTCTCGCAGATCAGCAAGAGCAGTGACGGCGGCGGCAAGGGCATGGCGATCGCCGGCATCATTCTGGGGGTCATCGGGTGTGCATTGTCGCTGATGATGATTTCAAAGTTCTGA
- the fliS gene encoding flagellar export chaperone FliS, whose translation MNPAQSYLRTRVLTATPEQLQMMLFDGALRFAEQGRIALLAKNWEQSYNNISRCQKIITEMISSLRHEVSPELCAKLAGLYNFAYRKLVEANIDHRVEDLDEAVSVLKYQRETWSMLLQQLGKDKAAKAAQGINMPAPDDRMEQSIRMSA comes from the coding sequence ATGAACCCAGCCCAGAGCTATCTCCGCACCCGTGTCCTGACGGCGACGCCGGAACAGCTTCAAATGATGCTGTTCGACGGCGCCCTGCGGTTTGCCGAGCAGGGACGGATTGCGTTACTCGCCAAGAATTGGGAACAGAGCTACAACAACATCTCGCGATGTCAGAAGATCATCACTGAGATGATCTCGTCCCTTCGCCACGAAGTAAGCCCCGAACTGTGTGCCAAGCTCGCCGGGCTCTACAACTTTGCCTATCGGAAGCTGGTGGAGGCGAACATCGATCACCGGGTCGAAGATCTGGACGAGGCCGTTTCGGTCCTCAAGTACCAGCGGGAGACCTGGTCCATGCTTCTTCAACAGCTAGGCAAGGACAAGGCCGCCAAGGCCGCACAGGGCATCAACATGCCCGCGCCGGACGACCGGATGGAACAGAGCATCCGAATGTCGGCGTGA
- the fliD gene encoding flagellar filament capping protein FliD: protein MSISSSVGLISGINSKDIIDQLMKLEERPKTLLQSRKDKLSLQREAYVAISGKLTTLTTSARTFQRPSTFTAATATSNDEDVLTATTSPGAAVGSYQFQVARLVTSQQSVTGGYADPTSTVKAGTISIEMGGGNLNVSTPLALLNGGAGVNRGLFRITDRSGSSSVVDISSAITLDDVIKKINTSLDIGVRASVDGDKIVLSDTTGSTDQNLSVIDLADGRAAADLGLVQSVAANTLNGTDINYLGANTPLSALNDSLGVRTKAAGPDFVVTARDGSTKNVTLGTARTIGEVLTKINDASGGKFTASLVAGSNGIRLTDNTGGGGTLSVADATGSKAATDLGLAKNGTGATLNGNDVIAGLNTVLVRNLKGGAGLTLGTINIKDRSGADQDINLSGAKTVNEILKTINDAGLDIKASLNAAGNGIQIADTSGGSGNLVIADVSGTGAAGLGIAGTFSTATPIARGANLQIKWLSETTSLSKLNGGKGVTPGSFRITNASGGQSTVNIADATGKSLGDIITAINSSATGVTASINTNGDGLLLTDTTGGAGKLKVENVTGTTARDLNLAGEATGTTLDGSYEKTVAVLATDTLQSVTDKIKTLSFGAAANVLNDGSGVSPYRLSLTAFNAGVSGRITFDAGATGLDASNLVDAQDAAVFVGGVGTAQPLLVTSSSNQITGVIPGVNLDLHGVSSQPVTLNVARNPDNVVKEIKTFVDTFNEIADGVKELTKYDTDKQEGGLLLGESTIQQVETDMYLSIQGLVQGAGRYRILADVGIKIGSGAKLEFDEDKFREALATDGEAVKNLFTQAASGLTSTARLGILNDNKGVRTVGGGTPDFKVTLRDGTNFNVTVDAAGTLNDLIQSINNGAAGKISASIKDNGKGLKIVDNTTGGSTFAITTLNGSAAALDLGISGTFSSGTNDGKDIYTDLRRQTGGGFGFQIERRLNLLVDPADGVITRENREIDDKNSQYDKRMSDIDKLVASKRARLERQFANMESVLAGLQNQQSALSGLSSTKAA, encoded by the coding sequence ATGAGCATCAGCAGTTCCGTGGGGTTGATCAGCGGGATCAACTCCAAAGACATCATCGATCAGCTGATGAAGCTCGAGGAGCGTCCCAAGACGCTCCTGCAATCGCGCAAGGACAAACTGTCGCTGCAGCGAGAGGCCTACGTTGCCATCTCGGGCAAGCTGACCACCCTCACCACCTCCGCCCGCACTTTCCAGCGGCCCAGCACCTTCACCGCCGCCACAGCAACCAGTAACGACGAAGACGTCCTGACCGCGACCACCTCGCCCGGTGCCGCCGTCGGCAGCTACCAGTTTCAGGTCGCACGCCTGGTGACCAGCCAGCAGTCGGTGACCGGCGGCTACGCCGACCCGACGTCCACGGTCAAAGCCGGCACCATCAGCATTGAAATGGGCGGCGGGAACCTGAACGTCTCGACGCCCCTGGCGCTGCTCAACGGCGGTGCCGGCGTCAACCGCGGACTCTTCCGCATCACCGACCGCAGCGGGTCGTCGTCCGTGGTCGACATCTCGTCGGCGATCACGCTCGACGACGTCATCAAGAAGATCAACACCTCGCTCGATATCGGCGTTCGCGCCAGCGTCGATGGCGACAAGATCGTCCTGTCCGACACCACCGGCTCCACCGACCAGAACCTGTCCGTGATCGACCTCGCCGACGGCCGGGCCGCCGCCGACCTGGGGCTCGTTCAGTCGGTCGCGGCGAACACGCTCAACGGGACGGACATCAACTATCTGGGTGCCAACACACCGCTGTCGGCGCTCAACGACAGCCTGGGCGTACGCACCAAGGCCGCCGGGCCGGACTTTGTCGTCACCGCCCGCGACGGATCGACGAAGAACGTCACACTCGGCACGGCGCGAACCATCGGCGAGGTGCTGACCAAGATCAACGACGCCTCCGGCGGCAAGTTCACCGCCAGCCTCGTCGCCGGCAGCAACGGCATTCGCCTGACCGACAACACCGGCGGCGGCGGAACGCTCTCGGTCGCCGACGCGACCGGCTCCAAGGCCGCAACCGATTTGGGATTGGCCAAGAACGGCACCGGCGCAACCCTCAACGGCAACGACGTGATCGCCGGCCTCAACACCGTCCTGGTGCGGAACCTCAAGGGCGGCGCGGGGCTGACACTGGGCACGATCAATATCAAGGACCGCAGTGGTGCCGACCAGGACATCAACCTCAGCGGCGCGAAGACGGTCAACGAGATCCTGAAGACGATCAACGACGCCGGCCTCGACATCAAGGCTTCCCTTAACGCGGCCGGCAACGGGATTCAGATCGCCGATACCAGCGGCGGCTCCGGAAACCTTGTGATCGCGGACGTCAGCGGAACCGGAGCAGCAGGTCTGGGAATCGCCGGCACCTTCTCGACCGCCACCCCCATTGCCCGGGGAGCAAATCTGCAGATCAAGTGGCTCAGTGAAACGACCTCGTTGTCCAAGCTCAACGGCGGCAAAGGGGTAACGCCGGGCTCGTTCCGGATCACCAACGCATCCGGCGGGCAATCCACCGTCAACATTGCCGACGCGACGGGCAAGTCTCTCGGCGACATCATCACCGCGATCAACTCCAGCGCGACCGGCGTGACGGCGTCCATCAACACCAACGGCGACGGCCTGCTCCTGACCGACACCACCGGCGGGGCCGGAAAACTGAAGGTGGAAAACGTCACCGGCACCACCGCCCGCGACCTCAATCTCGCCGGCGAAGCCACCGGCACCACCCTCGACGGCAGCTACGAAAAGACGGTCGCCGTGCTGGCCACCGACACGCTCCAGTCCGTCACAGACAAGATCAAGACGCTGAGCTTTGGTGCCGCCGCCAACGTGCTGAACGATGGGTCCGGAGTCTCCCCCTACCGGCTGTCGCTGACCGCGTTCAACGCCGGTGTGAGCGGCCGCATCACCTTCGACGCCGGGGCGACCGGGCTCGATGCCAGCAACCTGGTCGATGCCCAGGACGCCGCGGTCTTTGTCGGCGGTGTCGGCACGGCCCAGCCCCTGCTGGTGACGTCCAGCAGCAATCAGATTACCGGGGTCATTCCCGGCGTGAATCTCGATCTGCACGGCGTGAGTTCCCAGCCGGTCACGCTCAATGTGGCTCGCAACCCGGACAATGTCGTCAAGGAGATCAAAACCTTCGTAGACACGTTCAACGAGATCGCCGACGGCGTGAAGGAATTGACCAAGTACGACACCGACAAGCAGGAGGGCGGACTGCTGCTGGGCGAGTCCACCATCCAGCAGGTCGAGACCGACATGTACCTGTCCATCCAGGGACTGGTGCAGGGCGCCGGTCGCTATCGCATCCTGGCTGATGTGGGCATCAAGATCGGCTCCGGGGCGAAGCTGGAGTTTGACGAAGACAAGTTCCGCGAAGCACTCGCCACCGACGGCGAAGCCGTCAAGAACCTCTTCACGCAGGCCGCCAGCGGGCTGACATCCACCGCCAGGCTCGGCATCCTGAACGACAACAAAGGCGTCCGAACCGTCGGCGGCGGGACACCCGACTTCAAGGTCACACTGCGCGACGGCACCAATTTCAACGTGACGGTCGACGCGGCCGGTACGCTTAATGACCTGATCCAGTCGATCAACAATGGGGCGGCCGGGAAGATCAGCGCTTCGATCAAGGACAACGGCAAGGGACTGAAGATCGTCGACAACACCACCGGCGGTTCGACCTTCGCCATCACGACGCTCAACGGTTCGGCCGCGGCGTTGGACCTGGGGATCAGCGGGACCTTCTCGTCCGGCACGAACGACGGGAAGGACATCTATACCGATCTTCGCCGGCAGACCGGCGGCGGGTTCGGATTCCAGATCGAACGCCGGCTGAATCTGCTGGTCGACCCCGCCGACGGCGTCATCACCCGCGAGAATCGCGAGATCGACGACAAGAACAGCCAATACGACAAGCGCATGAGCGACATCGACAAGCTGGTCGCGTCCAAGCGTGCGCGGCTCGAACGACAGTTCGCGAACATGGAAAGCGTGCTGGCCGGGCTGCAGAACCAGCAGTCGGCGCTGTCGGGGTTGTCATCGACGAAGGCGGCGTAG
- a CDS encoding class I SAM-dependent methyltransferase: protein MNARPSEALFREWDLYDRIVHDNWMAHREISAAIRSSIGRMEGPLKVLDLGSGDGEMAARSLSGSEISRYVAVDLSESALERLERRPHFGTQQACNRQIICRDMAAVVRDLDEASFDLVLASYSLHHFPTDQKGPLLDRIARLLRAGGCFIWTDSARHAGEALDDYLQRLTTALDSQWVSIPLADRRAAIEHVLTCDFPEQPRWMHEQLAMRGLNLAEEAYRDALFGTWIYVKSTQAGQ from the coding sequence ATGAATGCCCGTCCAAGCGAAGCCCTCTTCCGCGAATGGGATCTCTACGACCGAATCGTCCACGACAACTGGATGGCGCACCGGGAGATTTCGGCGGCGATCCGCTCGTCGATCGGTCGTATGGAGGGCCCGCTCAAAGTGCTTGATCTCGGCTCCGGCGACGGCGAGATGGCGGCGCGAAGCCTGTCGGGCAGCGAGATCAGTCGCTACGTCGCCGTCGATCTGTCCGAGTCGGCATTGGAGCGACTGGAGCGAAGGCCCCACTTCGGGACGCAGCAGGCGTGCAATCGGCAAATCATCTGCCGTGACATGGCGGCTGTTGTCCGCGATCTGGACGAAGCCAGCTTCGACCTTGTCCTGGCAAGCTACTCGCTGCACCACTTTCCGACCGACCAGAAGGGGCCGCTTCTGGACCGGATCGCGCGCCTGCTGCGCGCTGGTGGCTGCTTCATCTGGACCGACTCGGCTCGACATGCCGGTGAAGCGCTTGATGACTACCTCCAGCGGTTGACCACTGCCCTCGATTCCCAATGGGTCTCCATTCCGCTGGCGGATCGACGGGCGGCGATTGAACACGTGCTGACCTGCGATTTCCCCGAACAGCCGAGGTGGATGCATGAACAATTGGCGATGCGGGGGCTGAATCTGGCGGAAGAGGCGTATCGTGATGCCCTCTTCGGCACGTGGATATACGTGAAATCGACGCAAGCCGGGCAGTGA
- the rph gene encoding ribonuclease PH, with product MRPDGRPIDQLRPIQVTRNFTKTAPGSVLWQQGSTMLLCTASVSRDLPPWMKDDRPGGWVTCDYVMLPGSTPQRKPWPKTGHTDGRGTEIQRIIGRSLRAAVDLSKIGPHTIALDCQVLQADGGTRTAAICGAWVALADALAALPKDLPGAMTEPPAGGAIPARRDPKYYDPAGALVEQIAAVSVGIIEGEVRLDLDYYDDSRAEVDLNLAMTGNGRFVEIQGSSEQGAGFDQSRLMEMITLGTAGCRQLLEVQRNAR from the coding sequence ATGCGACCCGACGGCCGTCCCATTGACCAACTGCGTCCGATCCAAGTCACCCGGAATTTCACCAAGACCGCACCCGGCTCCGTGCTCTGGCAGCAGGGCAGCACCATGCTGCTCTGCACCGCGTCGGTCAGCCGCGATCTGCCGCCGTGGATGAAGGATGATCGTCCCGGCGGGTGGGTGACGTGCGACTACGTCATGCTTCCCGGATCGACGCCCCAGCGCAAGCCCTGGCCCAAGACGGGGCACACCGACGGACGCGGGACCGAGATCCAGCGGATCATCGGCCGATCCCTTCGGGCGGCGGTGGACCTGTCGAAGATCGGCCCCCATACGATCGCGCTGGACTGCCAGGTGCTGCAGGCCGACGGCGGAACCCGCACGGCGGCAATCTGCGGCGCCTGGGTGGCATTGGCCGATGCATTGGCGGCGCTGCCCAAGGATCTTCCCGGCGCGATGACCGAGCCGCCGGCCGGCGGCGCGATCCCGGCCCGGCGCGATCCGAAGTATTACGACCCCGCCGGCGCACTGGTCGAGCAGATCGCCGCGGTCAGCGTCGGCATCATCGAAGGGGAAGTGAGGCTTGACCTCGATTACTACGACGACAGCCGGGCAGAAGTCGATCTGAACCTCGCGATGACCGGCAACGGGCGGTTCGTGGAGATTCAGGGGTCGAGCGAGCAGGGGGCGGGCTTCGATCAGAGCCGACTGATGGAGATGATCACGCTGGGAACAGCCGGCTGCCGGCAGTTGTTGGAGGTCCAGCGAAACGCACGCTAG
- a CDS encoding FHA domain-containing protein — MSMTILIRHLANSSLAGQSREFQQATIRLGRKPDNDVVFNPELDLTVSGHHCQIVAEGDRLFVEDPGSTNGTFVNGQRVQGRTPITERDQIVLGERGPVIAASLKTADAAGPSTIMGSVSGGAMGNAMGMLDAGADLPPGAPMAATIPPVAIPYGPASHAQAAQGLSIGPVTPVHNVSRPPSRLSQGAKTSIGMNTLMSELDKATNRERRRIFVLGIPILILLAGGLGAAWYFTKPPPAQVIVQPAPPAPPPQTMPTLPPEWSAVLSPRKSAIYLMVLQRPGMEERGLGTAWSCAKGYLGTNSHVAAEFFNKPDNATLIARSNTNPPVDLKIAGATLHPGYVAFENLVRTQPPVDLESGKPIVFAMPFDTALFKVEEADLPKQAPPLELADDATLAKVVETTELAYIGFPMEASVESGVNLKAPVAHQFLGNLTRKTDIFLAATTEERATFLQYTLVVQGGASGSPVFNREGKVVGLISGNDHFFSESGRIAITGKSFGPRVDAIRDLLDKTAETKAAPYVLEYRKHFRAIFDKALAGGKYDARKFQPAFGAFEVLGIIRSNLPGNQGPPFKPGKADKKKTWTIDLEDVGDAAGKSITSFPMTDAGIYCVVVWTDNPDVLPKVTLPAIESNMQQLPPAALKVFQQKLGQGSSFVASWAMMRNVGDTLQFRVSGIANGDTKKAKMTAVLMKAAE, encoded by the coding sequence ATGAGCATGACCATCCTGATCCGACATCTGGCCAACAGTTCCCTCGCCGGCCAATCACGCGAGTTCCAGCAAGCAACCATTCGGCTGGGCCGAAAGCCCGACAATGACGTCGTCTTCAACCCCGAGCTCGACCTGACCGTCTCCGGTCATCACTGCCAGATTGTCGCCGAGGGGGACAGGCTGTTCGTGGAAGACCCGGGTTCGACCAACGGCACCTTCGTGAACGGCCAGCGCGTCCAGGGCCGAACGCCGATCACGGAACGCGACCAGATTGTGCTCGGCGAGCGCGGGCCGGTGATCGCGGCGTCCTTGAAGACCGCCGACGCGGCCGGTCCCAGCACCATCATGGGGAGCGTTAGCGGCGGGGCGATGGGCAACGCAATGGGCATGCTCGATGCCGGTGCCGACCTGCCGCCGGGCGCGCCCATGGCGGCGACGATCCCGCCGGTTGCCATTCCATACGGGCCGGCATCGCACGCCCAGGCGGCGCAAGGGCTTTCGATCGGTCCGGTCACGCCTGTGCACAACGTCTCTCGTCCGCCGTCGAGGCTGTCGCAGGGTGCCAAGACCTCGATCGGCATGAACACGCTGATGTCGGAACTCGACAAGGCGACGAACCGCGAGCGCCGGCGAATCTTCGTGCTCGGCATTCCGATCCTCATCCTCCTGGCCGGTGGGCTGGGGGCGGCGTGGTACTTCACCAAGCCCCCCCCGGCGCAGGTCATTGTACAGCCGGCCCCGCCAGCGCCTCCGCCACAGACCATGCCCACGCTGCCGCCGGAATGGTCGGCGGTGCTGTCGCCGCGGAAGAGCGCGATCTACCTCATGGTGCTGCAACGCCCGGGGATGGAAGAGCGCGGCCTGGGCACGGCTTGGTCGTGTGCCAAGGGCTACCTGGGGACCAATTCCCATGTCGCCGCCGAGTTCTTCAACAAGCCGGACAACGCCACGCTCATCGCCCGCAGCAATACCAACCCGCCGGTCGATCTGAAGATCGCCGGGGCGACGCTGCACCCGGGTTACGTGGCGTTCGAAAACCTGGTGCGCACGCAGCCACCTGTCGATCTGGAGTCGGGCAAGCCGATTGTGTTTGCCATGCCGTTCGACACCGCGCTGTTCAAGGTCGAGGAGGCCGACCTGCCGAAGCAGGCACCGCCGTTGGAACTGGCGGACGATGCCACGCTCGCCAAGGTCGTCGAGACAACCGAACTGGCGTACATCGGCTTCCCGATGGAGGCATCGGTGGAATCGGGCGTGAACCTGAAGGCACCGGTCGCTCACCAGTTCCTGGGCAATCTCACGCGCAAGACCGACATCTTCCTGGCCGCGACCACCGAAGAACGGGCGACCTTTCTTCAGTACACGCTGGTCGTGCAAGGCGGGGCGAGCGGCAGCCCCGTGTTCAACCGCGAAGGCAAGGTGGTCGGGCTTATCAGCGGGAACGACCACTTCTTCAGCGAATCAGGGCGCATCGCGATCACCGGAAAATCGTTCGGCCCGCGCGTGGATGCCATCCGCGACCTGCTCGACAAAACCGCCGAGACCAAAGCCGCGCCTTACGTGCTCGAGTACCGCAAGCACTTCCGGGCGATCTTCGACAAGGCGCTTGCGGGTGGAAAGTACGACGCGCGGAAGTTTCAGCCGGCGTTCGGCGCGTTTGAGGTACTCGGCATCATTCGGTCCAACCTGCCCGGCAACCAGGGACCTCCGTTCAAGCCGGGCAAGGCCGACAAGAAGAAGACCTGGACGATCGACCTCGAAGACGTAGGCGACGCCGCGGGCAAGAGCATCACCAGCTTCCCGATGACCGACGCGGGGATCTATTGCGTAGTCGTCTGGACCGACAACCCCGATGTACTGCCCAAGGTTACGTTGCCTGCCATCGAATCCAACATGCAGCAGTTGCCGCCAGCGGCTCTCAAGGTTTTCCAGCAGAAACTGGGGCAGGGGAGTTCATTCGTCGCATCGTGGGCGATGATGCGAAACGTCGGCGACACGCTGCAGTTCCGCGTCTCGGGAATCGCCAACGGCGACACGAAGAAAGCAAAGATGACGGCGGTGCTGATGAAGGCGGCGGAGTAG